A genomic window from Arthrobacter sp. FW305-BF8 includes:
- a CDS encoding nucleoside deaminase produces the protein MTHEQHRTAFEAAYQAAQKSLREGGIPIGAALARDGVVIASGHNERVQNGDPIAHGEMSALRAAGRQTSYRDTTLYTTLAPCAMCTGTIIQFKIPRVIVGEASTFDGEFDLLRSRGVEVLVLDDQRCVDMMRTFQDNNPDLWAEDIAE, from the coding sequence ATGACCCACGAACAGCACCGCACCGCTTTCGAAGCCGCCTACCAAGCCGCCCAAAAAAGCCTCCGAGAAGGCGGCATCCCCATCGGAGCAGCGCTCGCCCGTGACGGCGTGGTCATCGCGAGCGGCCACAACGAACGCGTCCAAAACGGAGATCCGATCGCGCACGGCGAAATGTCAGCACTTCGCGCAGCCGGCCGGCAGACCAGCTACCGGGACACCACGCTCTACACCACCCTCGCCCCGTGTGCCATGTGCACCGGAACCATTATTCAGTTCAAAATTCCGCGCGTGATCGTGGGTGAGGCCAGCACGTTCGACGGCGAATTCGACCTGCTGCGGTCACGTGGTGTTGAGGTCTTGGTCCTGGATGATCAGCGCTGCGTGGACATGATGCGCACCTTTCAAGACAACAACCCGGACCTGTGGGCAGAGGACATCGCCGAGTAG
- a CDS encoding IclR family transcriptional regulator, giving the protein MTPPATPANPAPASGGPEGKDAGNGDARGASVIVNAIAVLRSFTADEPMLGVTEIASRVGLHKSTVSRILATFEQEHLVERDPDTRRFRLGMGLIAVAGPLLAELEERRVAYPVLRELTERTGETSALMVWNGTESLCVEQIASRQQVKHTAPLGARYNSALSASVQIFLATEQPERVRTLLRGGTITLPGLDDQSIEAYVRRLEEVSTRGWAINYGETSIEEVGIAAPVHDHRGDIVASVLIPAPKFRVSPDTLQSLGEACAAAARQVTQRLGGVAPKQRRSA; this is encoded by the coding sequence ATGACTCCCCCGGCAACACCAGCGAACCCCGCCCCCGCAAGCGGCGGCCCCGAAGGCAAAGACGCAGGCAACGGGGATGCCCGCGGCGCCTCGGTGATCGTCAACGCCATCGCCGTGCTGCGCAGCTTCACCGCGGACGAGCCCATGCTCGGCGTCACCGAGATCGCCAGCCGCGTGGGCCTGCACAAGAGCACGGTGTCCCGGATCCTCGCCACGTTCGAGCAGGAACACCTGGTGGAGCGGGACCCGGACACCCGGCGCTTCCGGCTGGGCATGGGGCTCATCGCGGTGGCCGGGCCCCTGCTGGCCGAGCTCGAGGAGCGCCGGGTGGCCTATCCGGTGCTGCGCGAACTGACCGAGCGCACCGGCGAGACCAGCGCGCTCATGGTGTGGAACGGCACCGAGTCCCTGTGCGTGGAACAGATCGCCAGCCGGCAGCAGGTCAAGCACACGGCCCCGCTCGGCGCCCGCTACAACAGTGCGCTCAGCGCCTCCGTCCAGATCTTCCTGGCCACGGAACAGCCCGAACGCGTCCGCACCCTGCTCCGCGGCGGCACCATTACGCTCCCCGGCCTCGACGACCAGTCCATTGAGGCGTACGTGCGGCGGCTCGAGGAAGTCAGCACGCGCGGCTGGGCCATCAACTATGGCGAGACGTCCATTGAGGAAGTGGGGATCGCAGCCCCCGTGCACGACCACCGCGGCGACATCGTGGCCTCCGTCCTCATCCCCGCACCGAAGTTCCGGGTCTCCCCCGACACCCTGCAAAGCCTCGGCGAAGCCTGCGCCGCAGCGGCCCGGCAGGTCACGCAGCGCTTGGGCGGCGTGGCCCCGAAGCAGCGCCGCAGCGCGTAA
- a CDS encoding bifunctional cytochrome P450/NADPH--P450 reductase — MPAPGNPSNPTHSAQSNSSNRTPIPQPPPKPLVGNLPDIDASQGVMGLMEVAEEYGPIVRIQVFNRSMIAVSSQELVNEICDESRFGKVLGISLRQVRDFIGDGLFTAETEEPNWQKAHRILMPAFGPKALTKMFSGMDDILEQLLLKWERLGPTARIDVADNATRLTLDTIALCSFSYRFNSLYRDEMHPFIGAMVRALSESRDRSTRLPVQNKLMIRKRHQLEEDNALMLEVAEQLISDRRRNPNPPGSEDILDTMLNAADPVTGERLPEDNVRNQMVTFLVAGHETTSGLITFMMYELLRHPEVLRKARAVVDEVLGTEAARFEHLPRLGYLDQILKETLRLWPTAPAFNVAPYEDTVIGGQYEIPKGQTLMVLIPQLHRDKTAWGEDAELFNPDRFSPERVESIPANAWKPFGNGQRSCIGRGFALQEAQLFLAKALQRFDITAADPNYELHIKHTLTMKPEGLFIHVRRRNVRIDAAASPAVGKAAGGQESGSQPRTAEALAVAAANGVPVRVLYGSNAGTSQDFAQRIANDAGRRGYSPTIAPLDEAAGGLPTVGLVAVVASSYEGMPPDNAKKFMTWTESLQPGSLARVRYTVFGNGNRDWARTYQEVPKAIDARLEAAGAQRIYERGEANARGDFFGDFEEWYAGFWPAVDAALGQRTSAPTGKPQLAVQFVGNVRDTFLRQNDLAVGTVVVNRELVDLTKPDARSKRHVEIALPEGMSYRAGDYLAVLPLNPSDLVQRALTRFSLDYDSHVVLAMEHGDTFLPTGTPVAVGELLSSYLELAVPATRPLLEQLAEVAADPDQRAELEALAQDRERHAAEIVDKRVSLLDLLEMYPSCQLPFTSFLQLLTQLTPRRYSISSSPLWSPDHATLTFAVIQAPAWSGRGIFEGAASTYLAQARPGSRVAVTVRPSNAAFHPPESLAMPVIMVCAGTGLAPFRGFVQDRALRAQAEDIKPAKSLLFFGCRAPDTDFLYQAELESWAEQANLDLRPVFSKAPTDGQKYVQHRLWADRADVKELVQQGATVFVCGDGKNMAPEVRETCERIYQEATGASEADADAWMDEVERTHGRYVADIFT, encoded by the coding sequence ATGCCTGCGCCCGGCAACCCCAGCAACCCCACCCACAGCGCCCAAAGCAACAGCAGTAACCGCACCCCGATTCCCCAGCCGCCGCCAAAGCCTCTGGTAGGTAACCTGCCAGATATCGACGCCAGCCAGGGAGTCATGGGCCTGATGGAAGTCGCCGAGGAGTACGGCCCCATCGTCCGCATCCAGGTTTTCAACCGCAGCATGATCGCCGTGTCCTCCCAGGAGCTCGTCAACGAGATTTGCGACGAAAGCCGCTTCGGCAAGGTGCTCGGCATCTCCCTGCGCCAGGTCCGCGACTTCATCGGCGACGGACTGTTCACTGCCGAAACCGAGGAACCCAACTGGCAAAAGGCGCACCGCATCCTGATGCCCGCCTTCGGGCCGAAAGCCCTGACCAAGATGTTCTCCGGCATGGACGACATCCTGGAGCAGCTCCTGCTCAAGTGGGAGCGGCTCGGCCCGACGGCGCGGATCGACGTCGCGGACAATGCCACCCGGTTGACCCTCGACACCATTGCCCTGTGCTCGTTCAGCTACCGCTTCAACAGCCTCTACCGCGATGAGATGCATCCCTTCATCGGGGCCATGGTCCGTGCCCTGAGTGAGTCCCGGGACAGGTCCACCCGGCTTCCGGTGCAGAACAAGCTCATGATCCGCAAGCGGCACCAGCTAGAAGAGGACAACGCGCTGATGCTGGAGGTGGCCGAGCAGCTCATCAGCGACCGGCGGCGCAACCCGAACCCGCCGGGCAGCGAGGACATCCTGGACACCATGCTGAATGCGGCGGACCCGGTGACCGGCGAGCGCCTGCCCGAGGACAATGTCCGCAACCAGATGGTCACCTTCCTGGTGGCCGGGCACGAGACCACCAGCGGCCTGATCACCTTCATGATGTACGAGCTGCTGCGGCATCCCGAGGTGCTGAGAAAGGCCCGCGCGGTGGTGGACGAGGTACTGGGCACCGAAGCCGCCAGGTTCGAGCACCTGCCCAGGCTGGGGTACCTGGACCAGATCCTCAAGGAAACGCTCCGGCTGTGGCCCACCGCCCCGGCGTTCAACGTGGCGCCCTACGAGGACACCGTGATCGGCGGCCAGTACGAGATCCCCAAGGGCCAGACCCTCATGGTGCTGATCCCGCAGCTGCACCGGGACAAGACTGCGTGGGGCGAGGACGCCGAGCTCTTCAATCCGGACCGGTTCTCCCCCGAGCGGGTCGAGTCCATTCCGGCCAACGCGTGGAAGCCGTTCGGCAACGGCCAGCGCTCGTGCATCGGGCGCGGGTTTGCCCTGCAGGAGGCCCAGCTGTTCCTGGCCAAAGCCCTGCAGCGCTTCGACATCACCGCCGCGGATCCGAACTATGAGCTGCACATCAAGCACACCCTCACCATGAAGCCGGAAGGGCTGTTCATCCACGTCCGACGGCGGAACGTACGGATCGACGCAGCGGCAAGTCCCGCCGTCGGAAAGGCCGCCGGAGGACAGGAGAGCGGCAGCCAGCCAAGGACGGCGGAAGCGCTGGCGGTTGCCGCCGCCAACGGCGTTCCGGTGCGCGTGCTGTACGGGTCCAACGCGGGCACGTCCCAGGACTTTGCGCAGCGGATAGCGAACGACGCCGGGCGGCGGGGCTACAGCCCCACCATCGCCCCGCTGGACGAGGCGGCCGGCGGGCTGCCGACGGTGGGGCTGGTCGCCGTCGTCGCCTCCTCCTATGAGGGGATGCCGCCGGACAACGCCAAGAAGTTCATGACCTGGACCGAAAGCCTGCAGCCGGGCAGCCTCGCCCGGGTGCGGTACACGGTGTTCGGCAACGGCAACCGGGACTGGGCGCGGACGTACCAGGAGGTGCCCAAGGCCATCGACGCCCGGCTCGAGGCGGCCGGCGCACAGCGGATCTACGAACGCGGCGAGGCGAACGCGCGCGGCGACTTCTTCGGCGATTTCGAGGAGTGGTACGCCGGGTTCTGGCCGGCGGTGGACGCCGCCCTCGGCCAGCGGACCAGTGCGCCCACCGGCAAGCCGCAGCTGGCGGTCCAGTTCGTGGGCAACGTCCGGGACACGTTCCTGCGGCAAAACGACCTGGCCGTTGGCACCGTCGTCGTCAACCGGGAACTCGTGGACCTGACCAAGCCGGATGCACGGTCCAAACGGCATGTGGAGATCGCGCTGCCGGAGGGCATGAGCTACCGGGCCGGCGACTACCTGGCCGTGCTGCCGCTGAACCCCAGCGACCTGGTGCAGCGGGCGCTGACGCGCTTCAGCCTGGACTACGATTCCCACGTGGTGCTGGCCATGGAGCACGGGGACACGTTCCTGCCCACCGGCACGCCCGTGGCCGTGGGCGAGCTGCTGAGCAGCTACCTGGAACTCGCGGTTCCGGCCACGCGGCCGCTGCTGGAGCAGCTGGCCGAGGTGGCAGCGGACCCGGACCAGCGCGCGGAGCTTGAGGCCCTGGCGCAGGACCGGGAGCGCCATGCGGCGGAGATCGTGGACAAGCGCGTCTCACTGCTGGACCTGCTGGAGATGTACCCGTCGTGCCAGCTTCCGTTCACGTCGTTCCTGCAGCTGCTCACCCAGCTGACCCCGCGGCGGTACTCCATCTCGTCGTCGCCGCTCTGGAGCCCTGACCACGCGACGCTGACCTTCGCCGTCATCCAGGCCCCGGCATGGTCCGGACGCGGCATCTTCGAAGGGGCCGCTTCCACGTACCTGGCCCAGGCGCGGCCGGGGTCGCGGGTGGCGGTGACGGTGCGGCCGTCGAACGCGGCCTTCCACCCGCCGGAGTCCCTGGCGATGCCGGTCATCATGGTGTGCGCCGGGACCGGGCTCGCCCCCTTCCGCGGCTTCGTGCAGGACCGGGCGCTGCGGGCCCAGGCCGAAGACATCAAGCCGGCGAAGTCCCTGCTGTTCTTCGGGTGCCGGGCGCCTGACACCGATTTCCTCTACCAGGCGGAACTGGAGTCCTGGGCGGAGCAGGCCAACCTGGACCTGCGGCCGGTCTTCTCCAAGGCGCCGACCGACGGCCAGAAGTACGTGCAGCACCGGCTCTGGGCGGACCGGGCCGACGTCAAGGAACTGGTGCAGCAAGGGGCCACAGTCTTCGTCTGCGGCGACGGGAAGAACATGGCGCCGGAGGTCCGCGAGACCTGCGAGCGCATCTACCAGGAGGCCACCGGCGCTTCCGAAGCGGATGCCGATGCCTGGATGGACGAGGTGGAGCGCACGCACGGCAGGTACGTGGCGGACATCTTCACGTAG
- a CDS encoding helix-turn-helix domain-containing protein, with protein sequence MVRLPLTSEEVERGQRLGALLRRARGGRSMLETALDARVSPETLRKIESGRVATPAFPTIAAIADVLGLSLDAVWAAMNQPEPGVEPAGAGGNEGERLAS encoded by the coding sequence ATGGTCAGGTTGCCGCTCACATCTGAAGAAGTCGAACGCGGACAGCGTCTCGGTGCCCTGCTGCGCCGCGCCAGGGGAGGGCGCTCGATGCTGGAGACCGCGCTCGATGCCCGTGTCTCACCGGAGACCCTCCGCAAGATCGAGTCCGGCAGGGTAGCAACCCCTGCCTTCCCGACGATCGCTGCGATCGCGGATGTCCTGGGCCTTTCACTCGACGCCGTGTGGGCCGCGATGAACCAGCCCGAACCCGGTGTTGAGCCGGCTGGCGCTGGAGGCAACGAAGGCGAGCGATTGGCCTCGTAG
- a CDS encoding PT domain-containing protein has product MAAMKAWLGKNRFTAIASGIVVVLAIVIASSVSATGSRSATSARPAVENEVQPTSAPSVSPTDSTGSQPPSPTSLNIPSPTPTSTLVMSGTGEFANGAIYSGSSPFLIPVGTVDTTALLAASGPGAQSAGQSAIFMEGKVQRLAALVEYQTEAVDLKPATVELRLNFYSEDLNRVTSTAKVASNPGTSYSGPNFTLIGSSTNVVVITDGLGTGVNLEATSSAYDSRTGNKLWTRPGTVQRTVHDVAISYQVTSKEDQQCYYFHGIKLGNGVNAWALDGTALEPDNPCGYATPSNLFWPDRYVGIDGSGTNIVIDGVTGKKMFWPDARRTTVLADPVSGKAFATAYDSDPAYVFDPHTGRRGFSVPAAQAAALELEVSGFFDGKLYAKNSTESLVLDATTGKALIHGWEVRPIATSGGLVLFSDGTFQPESVG; this is encoded by the coding sequence GTGGCAGCCATGAAAGCCTGGCTGGGGAAGAACCGCTTCACCGCTATAGCCTCGGGCATCGTCGTTGTCCTCGCCATTGTCATAGCATCATCTGTCAGCGCTACCGGCTCGCGATCAGCCACCAGCGCACGGCCTGCAGTAGAAAACGAGGTCCAGCCGACGTCGGCTCCGTCGGTTAGCCCCACAGACAGCACCGGGAGCCAGCCGCCAAGCCCAACCAGCCTGAACATTCCAAGTCCCACCCCAACTTCAACGCTGGTGATGAGCGGGACCGGAGAATTCGCAAACGGTGCCATTTATTCTGGTAGTTCCCCGTTTCTCATTCCCGTGGGCACCGTGGACACTACAGCCCTCCTAGCCGCATCCGGCCCTGGTGCTCAGTCCGCGGGTCAAAGCGCGATCTTTATGGAAGGCAAGGTCCAACGCCTTGCGGCCCTGGTTGAGTATCAGACTGAGGCGGTCGACCTGAAGCCCGCGACCGTCGAGTTGCGGCTCAACTTCTACTCTGAGGATCTCAACCGGGTGACTTCAACAGCGAAGGTGGCATCCAACCCCGGAACTTCCTACTCTGGTCCAAACTTCACGCTGATAGGTTCCAGCACGAATGTTGTAGTGATCACGGACGGATTGGGAACCGGAGTGAATCTGGAAGCCACGAGTAGCGCGTACGACAGTCGTACCGGGAACAAGCTATGGACCCGTCCCGGCACTGTTCAGAGAACCGTTCACGACGTGGCCATCAGCTACCAAGTAACCTCAAAAGAGGATCAACAGTGCTACTACTTCCATGGGATCAAATTGGGAAATGGCGTCAACGCGTGGGCCCTAGATGGTACCGCCCTGGAGCCAGATAACCCCTGCGGATACGCTACTCCTAGCAATCTGTTCTGGCCGGACAGGTACGTCGGGATTGACGGTTCCGGCACCAACATCGTTATTGACGGGGTTACCGGCAAAAAGATGTTCTGGCCGGATGCTAGAAGGACCACGGTCCTGGCCGATCCAGTGAGCGGAAAAGCATTCGCAACAGCATACGACTCAGATCCGGCCTACGTATTCGATCCGCATACTGGCCGACGCGGTTTTTCCGTGCCCGCAGCCCAGGCAGCAGCCTTGGAACTAGAGGTTTCCGGATTCTTCGACGGGAAGCTCTACGCTAAGAACTCCACGGAGAGCCTCGTCTTGGACGCAACTACCGGCAAGGCGCTCATCCACGGATGGGAAGTGCGCCCAATAGCAACCTCCGGTGGGCTCGTGCTCTTTAGTGACGGAACCTTTCAACCGGAGAGCGTCGGCTAG
- a CDS encoding toxin glutamine deamidase domain-containing protein, with translation MSELQQLCETLTAISREAARMAAGLHERAQNMSAAALQSAAVAGTDTRNPLGAQTVHGLQSAARSAIDAAALLHKAAEAGEAFVARTVAASASPGRSSDSVGGGASAPSQGSPAIATLQGISGWIGDINPGYDSNSFSPRSTNCGACALAVFEKLSGRDMGPAGTTTFSISEMEALTGKKQVPMTPGEIADALIQQGPGAHAVVGIDRQQGPGHWFNAYYDGQQVVAIDGQSGTVSGWPLDYGSPDCPVTTWDAGI, from the coding sequence ATGAGCGAACTGCAACAACTTTGCGAGACGCTCACGGCCATTAGCAGGGAGGCGGCACGCATGGCGGCAGGACTTCACGAGAGGGCCCAGAACATGTCCGCAGCGGCCCTCCAATCGGCGGCGGTGGCCGGTACGGACACCCGAAACCCGCTGGGTGCCCAAACAGTCCATGGACTGCAAAGTGCCGCGCGCTCAGCAATAGACGCGGCTGCCCTGCTTCATAAAGCCGCCGAAGCTGGAGAAGCTTTTGTTGCCCGCACAGTTGCAGCATCGGCCTCGCCGGGCAGAAGCAGCGATTCAGTCGGAGGCGGAGCCAGCGCGCCCAGTCAAGGCTCACCTGCAATCGCGACATTGCAGGGGATTTCGGGGTGGATCGGGGACATCAACCCAGGTTATGACAGCAACTCCTTTAGTCCGAGGTCTACTAACTGTGGGGCCTGCGCACTTGCCGTATTCGAGAAACTTTCCGGCCGAGACATGGGTCCCGCCGGGACGACAACGTTTTCAATTTCGGAAATGGAGGCACTCACGGGCAAGAAGCAGGTGCCAATGACGCCGGGCGAAATTGCTGATGCCCTCATTCAGCAAGGCCCTGGAGCGCACGCAGTGGTGGGAATTGACAGGCAGCAGGGGCCAGGTCACTGGTTCAATGCTTACTACGACGGGCAACAGGTCGTTGCCATCGACGGACAGTCGGGCACTGTTTCGGGCTGGCCCCTCGACTACGGGTCCCCGGATTGCCCGGTTACCACTTGGGACGCCGGAATCTAA
- the map gene encoding type I methionyl aminopeptidase, translated as MIEILNPAELARAKESGALVADILHTLKSRSAVGTNLLEIDRWTQEMIREAGAESCYVDYAPSFGRGPFGHYICTGVNDAVLHGLPRDYTLADGDLLTLDLAVSKDGVAADAAISFIVGESKPAESVAMIDATERALTAGIAAAGPGARIGDISYAIGSVLSAAGYPINTEFGGHGIGSTMHQDPHVPNTGRPGRGYKLRPGLLLALEPWVMADTAQLVTDADGWTLRSATGCRTAHSEHTIAITNDGAEILTLPNHS; from the coding sequence ATGATCGAGATCCTGAACCCCGCCGAACTGGCCCGAGCAAAAGAGTCCGGCGCCTTGGTCGCTGACATTCTGCACACGCTGAAGAGCCGCAGCGCGGTGGGCACGAACCTCCTGGAGATCGACCGCTGGACCCAGGAAATGATCCGCGAGGCCGGGGCGGAGTCCTGCTACGTCGACTACGCGCCGTCCTTCGGACGCGGGCCGTTTGGCCACTACATCTGCACGGGCGTCAACGACGCCGTGCTCCACGGGCTGCCACGCGACTACACGCTTGCTGACGGCGACCTGCTGACGCTCGACCTCGCCGTCTCCAAAGACGGAGTCGCCGCAGACGCCGCCATCAGCTTCATCGTGGGGGAATCAAAGCCCGCGGAGAGCGTCGCGATGATCGACGCGACCGAACGCGCACTGACTGCGGGGATAGCGGCTGCCGGCCCCGGGGCCCGCATTGGCGACATCTCCTATGCCATCGGTTCGGTCCTCAGTGCGGCGGGGTATCCGATCAACACCGAGTTCGGAGGTCATGGCATCGGATCAACGATGCACCAGGACCCCCACGTTCCTAACACGGGACGGCCCGGCCGCGGGTACAAACTGCGGCCGGGCCTTCTGCTCGCGCTGGAGCCGTGGGTCATGGCGGACACGGCCCAGCTCGTCACTGATGCCGACGGGTGGACGCTCCGAAGTGCGACAGGCTGCCGGACAGCTCATAGCGAGCACACGATCGCCATCACCAACGACGGAGCCGAAATCCTCACCTTGCCGAACCACAGCTAG
- a CDS encoding M23 family metallopeptidase, whose protein sequence is MVGTTAIHSHLANFMGEIYLSKHLAPAVDRRTPRITKTQDLRHAVPGRPVLSRAVRIGAGAAFLAVYAFGFQGAGPVLSSGLASGQVTAGTRGDASVNVPLGSATIASVAEGSVSGAFVSSAGAVSASPDAYVSYSRTVVFAAAKPVSQKLHAASSKVRRPAAGTLMAPLDVLTPTSHFGLRTSPITGSAGEFHWGQDFSAACGTRVYAADSGVVRTVGWHPWGGGNRVEIDHGNGLITTYNHLEGIGVKKGQSVQVGQLIAKVGTTGSSTGCHLHFETILNGKHTDPDNWTLLRLRHSGPVANIKMTDYQKPGTATETASWAVPVEASAARHAASGEGHESPAVVVSAARSSSAAAASVSAAQPSYSWAAVPAQWVASPRPVTPVPAPKVAATKPKLAKPVPAPKVASPKPKPKPAKPVTAPKPKPAKPVPAPVVAPKPATPAPVVTPAPAPVVTPAPAPVVTPAPAVEPAPAPVVVPAPVVVPAPVVEPAPIVVPEPAAPSPAPVVVPAPADAPAPVAAPAP, encoded by the coding sequence ATGGTAGGAACGACCGCGATTCACTCGCACCTGGCGAACTTCATGGGGGAGATCTACTTGTCAAAGCACCTGGCACCTGCCGTTGACCGGCGCACGCCTCGCATCACGAAAACTCAGGACCTACGTCATGCCGTTCCGGGCCGTCCCGTTCTGAGCCGTGCCGTTCGGATCGGCGCGGGAGCGGCATTCCTGGCGGTCTACGCTTTTGGATTCCAGGGCGCTGGCCCGGTTCTTTCATCCGGTCTGGCGTCCGGGCAGGTCACGGCCGGCACTCGCGGTGACGCCTCGGTCAACGTGCCCCTCGGATCGGCCACTATTGCCTCGGTTGCGGAGGGCTCCGTTTCAGGTGCCTTCGTTTCATCCGCCGGTGCCGTCTCGGCCTCGCCAGACGCGTACGTTTCCTACAGCCGTACGGTGGTCTTCGCCGCGGCAAAGCCCGTGAGCCAAAAACTCCATGCGGCTTCAAGCAAGGTGCGGCGTCCCGCGGCAGGAACCCTGATGGCACCGTTGGATGTCCTTACCCCCACCTCGCACTTTGGGCTGCGGACGAGTCCCATCACCGGCTCGGCCGGTGAGTTTCACTGGGGCCAGGACTTCTCCGCCGCCTGCGGAACCCGCGTGTACGCAGCGGATTCCGGCGTGGTGCGGACCGTGGGATGGCATCCGTGGGGCGGCGGCAACAGGGTGGAAATCGACCACGGCAACGGCCTGATCACCACCTACAACCACCTTGAGGGCATCGGTGTGAAGAAGGGCCAGTCGGTCCAGGTGGGGCAACTCATCGCGAAGGTCGGGACCACCGGGTCATCAACCGGATGCCACCTCCACTTTGAAACCATTCTGAACGGCAAACACACCGACCCGGACAACTGGACCCTGCTGCGGCTGCGTCACTCGGGACCCGTTGCCAACATCAAGATGACCGACTACCAAAAGCCCGGCACCGCTACGGAGACCGCCTCCTGGGCCGTTCCAGTGGAGGCCAGCGCCGCCCGCCATGCAGCGTCAGGCGAAGGGCATGAGTCGCCCGCCGTTGTCGTTTCGGCGGCCAGGTCTTCCTCCGCTGCCGCCGCGTCTGTTTCAGCAGCGCAGCCTTCGTACTCGTGGGCCGCGGTTCCGGCGCAGTGGGTGGCCTCGCCTAGGCCGGTAACGCCGGTGCCGGCACCGAAGGTGGCCGCGACTAAGCCGAAGCTGGCAAAGCCTGTCCCGGCACCGAAGGTGGCCTCGCCGAAGCCCAAGCCCAAGCCGGCAAAGCCGGTTACCGCACCGAAGCCCAAGCCCGCCAAGCCGGTCCCGGCACCGGTTGTCGCGCCCAAGCCGGCAACGCCCGCTCCTGTGGTTACTCCGGCTCCGGCTCCTGTGGTTACGCCGGCTCCCGCCCCGGTTGTTACGCCGGCTCCTGCGGTTGAGCCGGCCCCGGCTCCGGTTGTTGTGCCGGCTCCTGTGGTTGTGCCGGCTCCTGTGGTTGAGCCGGCTCCGATTGTTGTGCCGGAACCGGCAGCTCCGTCTCCGGCTCCGGTGGTTGTGCCGGCTCCGGCTGATGCTCCTGCTCCTGTGGCGGCTCCGGCACCATAA